The Numenius arquata chromosome 11, bNumArq3.hap1.1, whole genome shotgun sequence genomic interval TCTTCGTGAAATAGGTCAATGGCCACAGTCCAACACCTAGAAAACAAGTCCTACCTCTTAGAAACACTCTCACAGCTAATATCTACTGCAATAGTGCTTGTTCGTGTCAGTGGGGAAGCAAATCAAAGAATAGTTATGGACCTTAAATGTCCTTTAAAGAATAAAGTGTCCCCCATAAAATGTTCTGGGCCAATTTATTTTCTCACGTAGAGAGTATACACATTCTACAGGATGCTGGGAGCAAGCCTGGATCATGACACTGTTTTCAGGCATGCAATTGGGAAGTTGAAACTGGAGAACTGAGCAAGCGCTTCACTGTTTCATAGCAATACACAGACTTGGAATGGGTTTGTTGGGCCTGCAGCCTTTTATTTGTAAGACTTGAACCTACTTGCAATAGGGCACtgatttgtgtgtttggttttttccccattttgtttgtttggatttgtttgttttggatttttctgAGGTGATTGGAAATCtttaaatgaagtatttcagaTGGGAATTAATTCTTTTGTCatttactgaaaactgaaaaatgcttcgtgctctggtttgggtttgtttttttttagagaaaccCTGTTATTGAAAACAGATATTCCtcactgaaattttaatttcctggaaaaaaaacacattttccatcaaaatatttcagttaaagaaCTATGCCAGGTCTCCAGTGTGTCcttctgaaaagacagaaaaaaaagtcagtagaAAAAGGGTGACTGTCAACAGACAAATATTTAGTTCTGCTCTATGGTTCTTGCTCAGGTAAAATTCTTCCTGCAGTAAGAAGTGAGAGCAAATTTCAGCATATAGAAACTGAAGAATCCTGTGTAACATATGGCTAAGGTAACTCCCAGATCTATACATTTTCCAGAAGTGAACACATTTTATACATACCTCAAGTAACCGACTTGTTCATTTTATAGAGTGAGTCTAACAAGTGAAGAATGGTTGTGAATGTACCATGAAGCTGGCTCAGCAAAGGGTTTCCTATAATTAAAATACATCTGGCTCTGTTCTGAGTGGGAAATCACAGACCTCTGAATGTTTTGAGTATTTCCTTAtgcacaacagcagcagaaaaacaccaTATGCCTTAAACTGTCAAATTCTATTCCCCTTAATCATGTGGATAAATCAGCTGCAATAAGGAACTTTAGTCTGGCATCTTTGACCTGAAACTGAGGGATTCAAAGCAAAGACAATGGAAATGGTGATGGAAAGTCTGAGAGGCACAGAGCGGCGCTCAAATCTTTAGCACACTGCTGTTAATTTAAATAACTAACTGTGAAAGAGCTTCATGTGCTTCTCCATAAAAGCTTGTGACCACTATGGGCACTGCTCCTTCTGATGCAGGAGGATTATCTTCCAGGTCTGCAGCTATGTCCTCCAACTGCCAAAAGTGCCACAGAGCAATGCGGGAGTGCATGGCTGTGCCTGGGGAACGGTACAGATGTTGTATATGGCTTTGTTCTTCACCCTTCTCAGAGGGGAAACCTTGGATCAGGGGGCAGTGACAACTTCCTTACAACAatctcctgctctgggcagggctgTGCTCCCTGGCACCTCTTTGGCCCGGTGGTTGTCCAGATTAGTTGTGCTGGAGGCCTttgtgcagggagctgggggcgaAGGTGTCGTGTATTACTGTGCCTTGGCCCTGCTGTGGTGGGGATCAATCCAGCGTGAGCCCAGAGAGGCTGCTCTTATTTGAAttgccctcttccttccctccctgcctgcctctgggGCCTTTCTTTAAGTCCTTAGTGTCCACCCTAGCTGTGGGACAAGTAACAATTAGGCTGTCCTTCCTGGGAAGCCTCAGGAGGCAACTGGCAGGCTGCAAGGCAGGCGGGCAGCGAGTGATGGATGGAGGACAGGAAGGACggatggatggttggatggacggatggatggatagatgacgGGGccgtggcagggaggggggacggCTGTCTGGCGGCGTGATGCTGGCCCCCGGGAAggggtggggggccggggggtgtgACCCGCTCtcctcgccgccgccgcggcccgcccCGCTCACAAGGTGCCGGAGCCGCAGAGAGAGCAGCAgcgccgcgtccccgccgccgtccgcagcgcccgccccgccATGCCCAACTTCGCCGGCACTTGGAAGATGAGGAGCAGCGAGAATTTCGACGAGCTCCTTAAGGCGTTGGGTGAGGGGCGGGGGAGCCGGGCAGCGGGCAGCCCGCGGCTATGTCCCGCCGGGGGGGGACGGGTCACGGGGGGGCTGCAGCCGGAGCCGCGCTCCGGTGTCCGGTGCTTCCAGGGCCAGGCACCCGGGAGAGCTCCGTGCGGGGGAAGGCTGTGAGTCCTGCCCGGCGAGGGGCGATGGCAGGCGCGGCACGGTCAGAGCCCTCACCTGCGAACGCCGGTGGTCCTGCCACGGGGATCCGGGCTACCGCTGGCCCGGCGGCTCCTGCCACGGGGATCCTTGCAAAACCCCGCGTTTGCCGTCTGTGCAGAGCCTGCCGGAGAGCCGCAGCTCCCTGCCGCGCTGGGCTGCACGGAGCCCCGCCGGAGGGCTACGCGCCGTGCCCCggggcagcgccgccgctgcGGGCAGCGCCGGCCTCTCACCCCCCCTCCATCCGCGTGGTGCTGGGCGATCTCAGCCCCGGGGACGGCTGGCGACTTCAAGCTCTGCTTCCTCCCCGATTCGCCCAGGTGTCAATGCCATGCTCAGGAAGGTGGCAGTTGCTGCTGCCTCCAAACCCCACGTGGAGATCCGCCAGGATGGGGACCAGTTCTACATCAAAACTTCCACCACTGTCCGTACCACTGAGATCAACTTCAAAATCGGCGAGAGCTTTGAGGAGGAGACGGTGGATGGACGGAAGTGCAGGGTAGGAGGAgagctggggtgtgtgtgtgcgtgcgtgtgtgttaCCAAGTTCTTTTTAGATGGGAGAAACACATCTGCTGCCACTGTCCCCAGACAGTGGCATTGCTGCTCTCCAACTTCTTTCCAGAAACACTCTTTGGGGGTTCCTGGTGGTCACGGTTCCTCTTATGTCTCATCTGACATTCTCCCTCTTGCAGGATAAAACTGAAGTCTGAAGGTAACAGAGCCTGGCAGGTCCCAAAGGCAGAGTTCAAGTACCTGCTTGCCAGCTTCTTGGCTGCCGGGGTTTTGTCCacctctttttgctttcctctccccTGGAGACCTCAGCTGCAGTGAAAGCTCTCCCCAACCTCTGTCCTTgatgggaaacatggggaatggTGGAGCAAGAGAGACCTCAAGAGTCAGGATTTAGTGCACAAACTGGACATAGCTTTTGTCCTAAACAGAATCAGCTTGCAGCCTGTTGGTAGTTCGGGTGAAATCCTCTTTCATTCCCTTGCAAGTGCATGTCTCCAGTTTGCTGATCAGATAAGTC includes:
- the CRABP1 gene encoding cellular retinoic acid-binding protein 1, with product MPNFAGTWKMRSSENFDELLKALGVNAMLRKVAVAAASKPHVEIRQDGDQFYIKTSTTVRTTEINFKIGESFEEETVDGRKCRSLATWENENKIYCKQTLIEGDGPKTYWTRELANDELILTFGADDVVCTRIYVRE